One Eulemur rufifrons isolate Redbay chromosome 12, OSU_ERuf_1, whole genome shotgun sequence genomic window carries:
- the LOC138393684 gene encoding LOW QUALITY PROTEIN: conserved oligomeric Golgi complex subunit 5-like (The sequence of the model RefSeq protein was modified relative to this genomic sequence to represent the inferred CDS: inserted 2 bases in 1 codon; substituted 1 base at 1 genomic stop codon), with product MAVMLGIHHGSLDPSYTSPSIHQAVIAEQPAKLAQGISQLDKELHLQVQHLQKVLAKKRDPVSHICFIEEILKDGQPEIFYKFWNSVTEALPSQFHGTINTSAFLKQACEGEYPKLLRLYNDFWKRLQQYSQNIQGNFNASGTTDLFVDLQHMEDDTQDIFIPKKPDYDPERALKDSLQPXEAAYLSKSLSRLFDPINLVFPPGGLNSPSCDELDGIIKTIASELNVAAVDANLTLAVSKNVAKTIQLYGVKSEQLLSTQGDASQVIGPLTEGQRRNVAVVNSLYKLHQSVTKVVSSQSSFPPAAEQTIISALKGIHALMENAVQPLLTSVGDAIEAMIITMHQEDFSGSLSSSGKLDVPCSLYMKELQGFIARVMSDYFKHFECLDFVFDNTEAIAQRAIELFIRHASLIRPLGEGGKMRLAADFAQMQLAVGPFCRXVSNLGKSYRMLRSFRPLLFQTSENVANSPTLGDIIPFSIVIQFLFTRAPAEMKSLLQKAEWSHARFSQWLDDHPSEKDRLLLIRGDLEAYVQTVRSREGKEFAPVYPIMVQLLQKAMSALQ from the exons atggctgtcATG ctgggaatccaccatggttccctagacccctcttaTACTTCTCCATCTATTCACCAAGCTGTAATTGCTGAACAACCAGCAAAACTTGCCCAAGGAATCAGTCAGTTGGATAAAGAACTACACCTACAG GTACAACATCTACAAAAAGTATTAGCCAaaaagagagaccctgtttctcaTATTTGTTTCATTGAAGAAATACTTAAGGATGGACAACCTGAAATTTTCTACAAGTTTTGGAATTCAGTTACTGAGGCACTTCCTTCTCAATTTCATGGGACAATAAACACTTCTGCGTTTTTGAAACAGGCATGTGAAGGAGAATACCCTAAATTATTGCGTCTCTATAATGACTTCTGGAAGCGTCTTCAACAATACAGTCAAAATATCCAAGGGAATTTTAATGCAAGTGGAACTACAGACCTCTTTGTTGACCTACAGCACATGGAAGATGATACACAAGATATATTCATACCAAAAAAGCCAGATTATGATCCAGAAAGGGCTTTGAAAgactcactgcagcc tgaggcTGCTTACCTGTCAAAATCCTTATCCCGGCTCTTCGATCCTATCAACTTGGTGTTTCCCCCTGGTGGTCTAAATTCTCCTTCCTGTGATGAACTTGATGGTATCATTAAAACTATAGCAAGTGAACTAAATGTAGCTGCTGTTGATGCAAACCTCACATTAGCTGTGTCAAAAAACGTGGCAAAGACCATTCAGTTATATGGTGTAAAATCAGAGCAGCTTCTTTCCACACAAGGAGATGCAAGTCAGGTGATTGGGCCTCTTACTGAAGGACAGAGAAGAAATGTGGCAGTAGTGAATTCACTGTACAAGTTGCACCAGTCAGTAACAAAGGTAGTTTCCAGTCAGAGCTCGTTCCCACCGGCAGCTGAGCAAACTATAATTTCAGCCCTAAAGGGGATCCATGCTCTTATGGAAAATGCTGTGCAACCCTTACTGACTTCAGTGGGAGATGCTATAGAGGCCATGATCATCACCATGCATCAGGAAGATTTTTCTGGGTCACTATCCAGCTCAGGAAAGCTCGATGTTCCTTGTTCTCTGTACATGAAGGAGCTACAAGGTTTCATTGCCAGAGTTATGAGTGATTATTTTAAACACTTTGAATGCTTAGATTTTGTCTTTGATAACACTGAAGCTATTGCCCAAAGAGCAATTGAACTTTTTATCCGCCACGCCAGTCTCATCAGACCTCTTGGTGAAGGTGGGAAAATGCGACTTGCTGCTGATTTTGCACAGATGCAGTTGGCTGTGGGTCCCTTCTGCAGATGAGTTTCCAACTTAGGAAAGTCCTATCGAATGCTGAGGTCATTCAGACCACTGCTCTTCCAGACAAGTGAAAATGTGGCCAATAGTCCTACACTCGGGGACATCATTCCTTTCAGCATCGTCATTCAGTTTTTGTTCACAAGAGCACCTGCTGAGATGAAGTCCCTGCTCCAGAAGGCAGAGTGGTCCCACGCACGCTTCTCTCAGTGGCTGGACGACCATCCGTCTGAAAAGGACAGGCTCCTCCTCATCAGGGGAGACCTGGAAGCTTACGTCCAGACAGTGAGAAGTAGAGAAGGCAAAGAATTTGCACCAGTTTATCCCATAATGGTTCAGCTGCTTCAAAAAGCTATGTCTGCTCTTCAGTAA